The Dehalogenimonas sp. 4OHTPN genome window below encodes:
- the polA gene encoding DNA polymerase I → MSKPRLVLFDASALVHRAFHAFAHGRQLTVSKTGEVTSAVFGFANILLKVLSDLKPDCYAIAFDRKGPTFRHEMAEEYKAHRPPTPPELTAQMSRVRQLVDAFDMPVFEQQGFEADDLLGTLARRAEAAGAEVVIVTGDADAMQLVDDEVKVLYPRPGGTFSDTILYDVAAVAGKFGVPPNRVADYKALVGDTSDNISGVPGIGPKTAVKLLGEWDGIDEIYKNIELVRPEKTRELLRKEEAVARRSLKLATIVTDLPIEFDIEACRIERFENTKVIPLLRELEFTSLIARLPKIGGEAATTGRATLASHVQRMAAPATPGGRPSGSPLPMAPLPPSVECQYALVDTAEKLAEVARKLAKAARFALDTETTGLDTLTSELVGLSVALAPGDAYYLPVGHVGVEGAQLELSEVKKALGPVLTDRKIAKIAHNAKFDLQILQTAGFTFAGLEFDTMLAAHLLGEKAPGLKNLASTRLGVEMTPITEFIGDGKSQICISRCGLRQTADYACADADMTFRLAEQLEPQLKEQNQWKLFAEVEMPLVPVIMDMERAGIALDTERLGKMSVDLGGQLKAIENDIYAMAGHEFNIASPKQLGDVLFGELKLPVGRKTKTGYCTDAAVLDELKDEHAIVRKILEYRTLAKLKSTYVDVLPGMVSTCDGRLHTSFNQARTATGRLSSSDPNLQNIPVRGDLGREIRKAFVAPPGHLLLAADYSQIDLRALAHLSGDADLITAFKADEDIHTATAMRLYDVPREAVTKEMRRFAKTVNFGVIYGMSDYGLEQATEMSRQESQKFIATYFERYPGVAAYLAATKEQARSRGYVETILGRRRYIPDITASNRQVREAAERMAINMPVQGTSADIIKVAMLDVCREMKERKLQSRLLLQVHDELIFEVPQYELIHMSELAPRLMAAAIKLSVPLKVDLKYGANWGEME, encoded by the coding sequence ATGAGCAAGCCTCGTTTAGTGCTTTTTGATGCCTCGGCGCTGGTGCACCGGGCGTTCCATGCCTTCGCCCACGGGCGGCAGCTGACGGTATCGAAAACGGGAGAGGTGACCTCGGCGGTCTTCGGCTTCGCCAACATCCTCCTGAAAGTGCTGTCCGATTTGAAGCCAGACTGCTACGCCATCGCCTTTGACCGCAAGGGACCGACCTTCCGGCACGAAATGGCCGAGGAGTACAAGGCTCACCGGCCGCCGACACCTCCAGAGCTTACCGCCCAGATGAGCCGCGTCCGGCAGTTGGTGGACGCCTTTGACATGCCGGTCTTCGAGCAGCAGGGTTTCGAGGCCGACGATCTGTTGGGCACGTTGGCGCGGCGGGCCGAGGCGGCGGGGGCGGAGGTGGTTATCGTCACCGGCGACGCCGACGCCATGCAGTTGGTCGACGACGAAGTGAAGGTGCTTTACCCCAGGCCCGGCGGCACATTCTCCGACACGATTCTTTACGACGTAGCGGCGGTGGCCGGGAAGTTCGGCGTGCCGCCGAATCGAGTCGCCGATTACAAGGCGCTGGTGGGGGATACATCGGACAACATTTCCGGCGTGCCGGGCATCGGGCCGAAGACGGCGGTCAAGCTCCTTGGCGAGTGGGACGGCATCGACGAGATCTATAAGAATATCGAATTGGTCAGACCGGAAAAGACACGAGAGTTGTTGCGAAAAGAAGAAGCGGTGGCGCGGCGGAGCCTGAAATTGGCGACCATTGTCACGGACTTGCCGATTGAGTTCGACATCGAGGCGTGCCGGATAGAGCGGTTCGAGAACACCAAGGTCATACCGTTGTTGCGGGAACTCGAATTCACCAGCCTCATCGCCCGGTTGCCGAAGATCGGCGGCGAGGCGGCCACAACGGGGCGGGCGACGCTTGCGTCGCACGTACAACGGATGGCTGCACCCGCCACCCCGGGCGGGCGACCCAGTGGGTCGCCCCTACCGATGGCACCGCTACCCCCCTCCGTCGAATGCCAATACGCCCTGGTTGACACGGCGGAGAAGCTCGCCGAAGTGGCAAGAAAGCTGGCCAAGGCGGCGAGGTTTGCCCTGGACACGGAAACGACCGGACTCGACACGCTGACCTCAGAGCTGGTGGGTCTTTCCGTCGCGCTGGCGCCGGGCGACGCCTACTACCTGCCGGTAGGGCATGTCGGCGTCGAGGGCGCTCAACTTGAACTGTCCGAGGTCAAGAAAGCCCTTGGGCCGGTGCTTACCGACCGGAAAATCGCTAAGATAGCCCACAACGCCAAGTTCGACCTCCAGATACTGCAGACGGCGGGCTTCACCTTCGCGGGGCTGGAATTCGATACCATGCTGGCGGCCCACCTGTTGGGTGAAAAGGCGCCGGGGCTCAAGAACCTGGCTTCGACCCGCCTTGGCGTGGAGATGACGCCGATAACCGAATTCATCGGCGATGGCAAGAGCCAGATCTGCATCTCCCGCTGCGGGCTGCGGCAGACGGCGGACTACGCCTGTGCCGACGCAGATATGACCTTCCGCCTGGCGGAGCAGTTGGAACCGCAGCTTAAAGAGCAGAACCAGTGGAAACTCTTTGCCGAGGTGGAGATGCCGCTGGTGCCGGTGATCATGGACATGGAGCGCGCCGGAATTGCTCTGGACACCGAGCGTTTGGGCAAGATGTCGGTTGACCTTGGCGGGCAGCTCAAGGCCATCGAGAACGATATCTATGCCATGGCGGGCCACGAGTTCAATATCGCCTCGCCGAAGCAGCTTGGCGACGTGCTGTTCGGCGAATTGAAGCTGCCGGTTGGGCGCAAGACCAAGACCGGCTACTGCACCGACGCCGCCGTCCTCGACGAACTCAAGGATGAGCACGCCATTGTCCGGAAAATCCTCGAATACAGGACACTCGCCAAGCTGAAATCCACCTATGTCGACGTGCTGCCGGGGATGGTCTCAACCTGCGACGGGCGGCTGCACACCAGCTTCAACCAGGCGCGCACTGCTACCGGCCGCCTGTCGTCGAGCGATCCCAATCTGCAAAACATACCAGTGCGCGGTGATCTCGGTCGCGAAATCCGCAAGGCTTTCGTTGCGCCGCCAGGCCACTTGCTGCTGGCGGCGGACTATTCCCAGATCGACCTGCGGGCGCTGGCCCACCTGTCCGGCGACGCCGACCTCATCACCGCCTTCAAGGCCGACGAGGACATCCACACCGCCACGGCGATGCGGCTGTATGATGTGCCCAGGGAAGCCGTCACCAAGGAGATGCGGCGGTTTGCCAAGACGGTCAACTTCGGGGTCATCTACGGCATGAGCGACTACGGCCTGGAGCAAGCGACAGAGATGTCGCGGCAGGAATCACAGAAGTTCATCGCCACCTATTTCGAGCGCTACCCCGGAGTGGCGGCCTACCTCGCGGCGACCAAGGAGCAAGCCCGGAGCCGCGGCTATGTGGAGACCATCCTCGGCCGCCGCCGCTATATCCCAGACATCACCGCCAGCAACCGCCAGGTGCGCGAGGCGGCGGAGCGCATGGCCATCAATATGCCGGTGCAGGGGACATCCGCGGACATCATCAAGGTGGCCATGCTGGACGTCTGCCGCGAGATGAAGGAGCGCAAGCTCCAGAGCCGTCTGCTGCTCCAGGTGCACGACGAACTCATCTTCGAGGTGCCGCAATACGAACTAATCCACATGTCGGAATTGGCGCCGCGGCTGATGGCGGCAGCCATAAAACTTTCCGTGCCGCTTAAGGTGGACCTAAAATACGGCGCCAACTGGGGCGAGATGGAATAA
- a CDS encoding phosphatase PAP2 family protein yields MRPFPFTLYFGVLLALFLLAVFIGSDPAKAFDTAVFNAVQELRSPFLDAPMRAVSFLGETGPSIIVAVPFAVWLWVKGFRREAVWFVIALAAVAGVTGVLKEIIDRPRPDGGGLSFVSGHTSYFTVFAGYLFFTLQKVVGNRRWLIGWRIGLVALVVLTGFSRVYLGAHWPTDVLGGFLLGILLLAPVLRAVDNQRSAET; encoded by the coding sequence TTGCGCCCGTTTCCCTTCACCCTGTACTTTGGAGTTCTGCTGGCTTTATTCCTGCTGGCCGTATTCATCGGCAGCGATCCGGCGAAGGCCTTCGATACCGCGGTCTTCAACGCTGTCCAGGAGCTGAGATCGCCGTTTCTGGATGCGCCGATGCGGGCGGTGTCTTTTCTAGGCGAGACCGGCCCGTCGATCATCGTCGCCGTACCGTTCGCCGTGTGGTTGTGGGTCAAGGGCTTCAGACGGGAGGCGGTGTGGTTCGTCATCGCCCTAGCGGCGGTGGCGGGGGTTACAGGAGTTTTGAAAGAAATCATCGACCGCCCGCGGCCCGACGGCGGCGGCCTCAGCTTCGTATCCGGGCACACTTCGTACTTCACGGTTTTTGCCGGCTACCTATTTTTCACCCTCCAGAAAGTGGTGGGTAATCGAAGATGGTTGATCGGCTGGCGCATCGGACTGGTGGCTCTTGTTGTCCTGACCGGTTTTTCCCGGGTTTACCTTGGAGCGCACTGGCCGACGGATGTACTCGGCGGCTTTTTACTGGGGATACTGCTGCTGGCGCCGGTTTTACGGGCGGTTGATAATCAGAGGAGTGCTGAGACATAA
- the mutM gene encoding DNA-formamidopyrimidine glycosylase yields MPELPEVETVTNEIRPYVLGHRVEDVKVTWPGTVKGNSAEEFIGGLKGQKIADVHRRGKFIVWELSNGKRLLTHLKMTGALIAQEADIEPPPYNRVEITFENGLKVYFRDPRKFGRMRVVDHDTAFDELGPEPLEPEFTAEILESILKKRKSPIKPTLLDQTLIAGIGNMYADEALFEAKIHPLRAANSLTPAEYRKLHKAIRHVLTTAIESKGASIANYVRPGGELGHAHFAFKVAHRRGEKCPRCGGALERIVVRGRGTYLCPHCQPSPGENTTNTTNTTNIQ; encoded by the coding sequence ATGCCTGAATTACCTGAAGTTGAAACTGTCACCAACGAGATTCGGCCTTACGTCCTGGGGCACCGCGTTGAGGACGTGAAGGTAACCTGGCCGGGGACGGTCAAGGGCAACAGCGCCGAAGAGTTCATCGGCGGTCTCAAAGGGCAGAAGATCGCTGACGTCCACCGCCGGGGGAAGTTCATCGTCTGGGAACTGTCGAACGGAAAAAGGCTGCTGACCCACCTCAAGATGACCGGCGCTTTGATCGCCCAAGAGGCTGACATCGAACCGCCGCCTTACAACCGCGTCGAAATTACCTTTGAGAACGGGCTGAAGGTCTACTTCCGCGACCCGCGGAAGTTCGGCCGGATGCGGGTTGTCGATCACGACACGGCGTTCGATGAACTCGGCCCAGAGCCGCTGGAGCCGGAGTTCACCGCCGAAATCCTCGAATCGATCCTGAAGAAGCGAAAAAGTCCTATTAAACCCACCCTCCTCGACCAGACGCTCATCGCCGGCATCGGCAATATGTACGCCGACGAGGCGTTGTTCGAGGCTAAGATCCACCCGCTGCGGGCGGCGAACAGCCTTACCCCCGCTGAATACCGCAAACTGCACAAAGCCATCCGGCACGTGCTGACCACGGCCATCGAAAGCAAGGGCGCATCAATCGCCAACTACGTCCGGCCGGGCGGGGAGCTGGGGCACGCCCACTTTGCTTTCAAGGTGGCCCACCGAAGGGGAGAAAAATGCCCGCGGTGCGGCGGGGCACTGGAGAGAATCGTCGTACGGGGGAGGGGGACGTACTTGTGCCCCCACTGCCAGCCCAGCCCGGGCGAGAATACTACCAATACTACAAATACTACCAATATTCAATAA
- a CDS encoding aspartate/glutamate racemase family protein produces MKTIGILGGMSWTSTAEYYKQINQGVQKKLGGVHSAKIVLHSVDFEEIKETQAAGRWAEAAAILGAAGKGLKNAGADFLVLATNTMHKVADEIEAASGLPLLHLADASGEAIRSQGWRTVGLLGTRFTMSEDFYRGRLLQKFGIKVVVPEKDEQQVVNSIIYDELCRDCFQDASAWACQLIIEKLIAQGAEAVLLACTELPLLIKQSEIKVPLLDTVKLHAEEAVRRALQE; encoded by the coding sequence ATGAAGACAATCGGAATTCTTGGTGGGATGAGCTGGACCTCTACGGCGGAGTACTACAAGCAGATCAACCAGGGCGTTCAGAAGAAGCTGGGCGGCGTTCATTCGGCCAAGATAGTCCTTCATTCCGTCGACTTCGAGGAGATCAAGGAGACGCAGGCTGCAGGCCGGTGGGCTGAGGCTGCCGCTATCCTCGGCGCGGCAGGGAAGGGTCTGAAAAACGCCGGCGCCGATTTCCTGGTGCTGGCGACTAACACCATGCACAAGGTGGCGGACGAGATCGAGGCAGCAAGCGGCCTGCCGCTGTTGCACCTGGCCGACGCCTCCGGCGAGGCGATACGGAGCCAGGGGTGGCGGACGGTGGGGCTCTTGGGCACTCGCTTCACCATGAGCGAGGATTTCTACCGCGGCCGGCTGCTGCAGAAGTTCGGCATCAAGGTCGTGGTACCGGAAAAGGACGAGCAGCAGGTGGTCAATTCCATCATCTACGATGAGCTGTGTCGCGACTGTTTCCAGGATGCCTCGGCGTGGGCTTGCCAGTTGATCATCGAAAAGCTTATCGCCCAGGGCGCCGAAGCGGTTCTGCTGGCCTGTACCGAATTGCCGCTACTCATAAAGCAGTCTGAGATCAAGGTGCCGCTGCTGGACACGGTGAAACTCCACGCCGAGGAGGCGGTGCGGCGGGCGCTCCAGGAATAA
- a CDS encoding proline--tRNA ligase produces the protein MKVSQLFGKTQREIPGEAETISHQLLLRAGMINQVTAGVYSYLPLAWRTARKIMDIIREEMDAAGCQEITMPVLQPVELWEKSGRGAAFGANLFKLQDRKERTLALGPTHEEVVTSLAAQYIQSYRDLPQRLYQIQTKLRDEPRPRGGLIRVREFIMKDMYSFDADEAGLEVSYQKMVQAYKNIYRRCGLRAMAIEADSGAIGGKASHEFMVLAESGEDEVIFCSGCDYAANVEKARFEKGTVTVQEPLPLEEVPTPGKESIEDVAAFLGLAPSQMLKCVFYVADKEFVIAVIRGDLEINEVKLKNLLKVADLRLATAEEVAEQGIIAGSASPVGLKGKVVADDSLVSSVNYVGGANVAGRHMRNIVPGRDFTTFKTADIASARVGATCARCGGKLGSTRGIEVGHVFKLGTFLAETFGATFADAEGNQRPCIMGCYGIGVGRLMAAAVEQNHDDKGIIWPMPIAPYQVHFCGLSLDNERVKAAAEKSYEDLRAAGVEVLYDDRIESPGVKFNDADLLGMPLRITVSPRSLDKGGVELKKRPEKAFAIVSVENVVAEVKAVIEREMQAAG, from the coding sequence ATGAAAGTTTCCCAGCTTTTCGGTAAAACGCAGCGCGAGATCCCCGGCGAGGCGGAGACGATATCTCACCAGCTACTGCTACGGGCGGGCATGATCAACCAGGTAACAGCCGGTGTGTATTCCTACTTACCGCTGGCATGGCGCACGGCGCGGAAAATCATGGACATCATCCGGGAGGAGATGGACGCCGCCGGCTGCCAAGAGATCACCATGCCGGTGCTGCAGCCCGTGGAGCTGTGGGAGAAATCCGGCCGCGGCGCGGCCTTTGGTGCCAACCTGTTCAAGCTTCAGGACCGCAAGGAGAGGACCCTCGCCCTCGGCCCAACTCACGAAGAGGTGGTCACCTCGCTAGCTGCCCAGTACATCCAATCGTATCGAGATTTGCCGCAGCGGCTGTACCAGATCCAGACCAAACTCCGCGACGAACCGCGGCCTCGCGGCGGGCTGATCCGCGTCCGCGAGTTCATCATGAAGGACATGTACTCGTTCGACGCCGACGAGGCCGGCCTGGAAGTCTCCTACCAGAAGATGGTGCAGGCCTACAAGAATATCTACCGAAGATGCGGGCTGCGGGCTATGGCCATCGAGGCGGACTCCGGAGCTATCGGCGGCAAGGCGAGCCACGAGTTCATGGTGTTGGCCGAGTCAGGCGAAGACGAGGTCATCTTCTGCTCCGGCTGCGACTACGCCGCCAACGTCGAAAAAGCCCGGTTCGAGAAGGGCACTGTCACAGTGCAGGAACCGCTGCCGCTTGAAGAAGTCCCAACGCCGGGCAAAGAGTCCATCGAAGATGTGGCTGCTTTCCTGGGCCTGGCGCCGAGCCAGATGCTCAAGTGCGTCTTCTACGTGGCGGATAAGGAGTTCGTCATCGCCGTCATCCGCGGCGACTTGGAGATCAACGAGGTCAAGCTCAAGAACCTGCTCAAGGTTGCCGATCTGCGCCTGGCCACGGCCGAGGAAGTGGCGGAGCAGGGCATCATCGCCGGTTCGGCCTCACCGGTCGGCTTAAAGGGTAAGGTCGTCGCCGACGACTCGCTGGTGTCCTCGGTCAACTATGTCGGCGGCGCCAACGTGGCCGGCCGCCACATGAGAAACATCGTCCCCGGCCGCGATTTCACCACCTTCAAGACGGCCGATATCGCTTCGGCCAGGGTCGGCGCCACCTGCGCACGCTGCGGCGGGAAGCTGGGATCGACGCGCGGCATCGAGGTAGGACACGTTTTCAAGCTGGGCACCTTCCTGGCTGAGACCTTCGGCGCCACCTTCGCCGACGCCGAGGGCAACCAGAGGCCATGCATCATGGGCTGCTATGGCATCGGCGTGGGCAGGCTGATGGCGGCGGCTGTCGAGCAGAACCATGACGACAAGGGCATCATCTGGCCGATGCCCATCGCCCCGTACCAGGTGCATTTCTGCGGCCTGTCGCTGGACAACGAGAGGGTGAAAGCGGCGGCCGAGAAATCGTATGAAGATCTGAGAGCGGCGGGCGTTGAAGTGTTGTACGATGATCGGATCGAGTCGCCCGGCGTGAAGTTCAACGATGCCGATTTACTAGGCATGCCACTAAGGATAACCGTCAGCCCGCGTTCCCTGGACAAGGGCGGGGTGGAACTCAAGAAACGCCCCGAGAAAGCGTTCGCCATCGTTTCAGTCGAGAATGTCGTGGCTGAGGTGAAGGCGGTCATTGAGAGGGAGATGCAGGCCGCGGGCTGA
- a CDS encoding MarR family transcriptional regulator: MSVSDADLIFSLFRARQSIYRLSEKEVAKHGVTLEQATVMRLIKAKNDISIDEICRIMIREHHTISSLIRRMSRKNLVTIKKGERGRIKLALSDKGIEILERVEASRYREGFISMLNVEEKQQLSGYLRRITDAALQKAGKAEARG; encoded by the coding sequence ATGTCAGTTTCTGATGCTGACTTGATATTCAGTCTGTTCCGGGCGAGGCAAAGTATTTACCGCCTGAGCGAGAAGGAAGTCGCCAAACACGGCGTTACCTTGGAACAGGCTACGGTGATGAGGTTGATAAAAGCAAAAAACGATATCTCGATCGATGAAATCTGCCGCATAATGATTCGGGAACACCATACAATTTCTAGCCTGATAAGGCGGATGTCCAGGAAAAACCTGGTAACGATTAAAAAAGGCGAACGAGGAAGAATCAAGCTTGCCTTAAGCGACAAAGGCATCGAGATATTGGAGCGAGTCGAAGCCTCAAGGTACCGTGAGGGATTTATATCTATGTTGAATGTGGAAGAAAAACAGCAGCTGAGCGGCTACCTGAGGAGAATAACCGATGCCGCACTCCAAAAGGCCGGTAAGGCTGAGGCTCGGGGTTAA
- a CDS encoding reductive dehalogenase yields MSKYHATLSRRDFMKAVGLAGAGVGIAGAVAPSFKDLDELAAAGTKEVHPWWVKEREANNPTSEIDWNLFKQLDKKTTGMPTASAENAAFRKTRDEKFDLEGLTQKIPGRDVRCAALADMVTGLQTAAPWDGPTGITPPQERGASRWEGSAEDNLTMLRAAFHLAGAQMTGALELNDKTLQIFDKDAVVFENIDQGTQDAKKVYHIPNKAKYLVAYSVQQNYVQSLYQLREDEAYPGKLAMPMPLGRPAIHRAYGDGRYTEWQAMRFIKNLGYGAYKAGVTTNVALGIFSGLGEQGRATYMMTPRAGLMTRITNYIITDLPVAATNPIDFGGTKFCETCMRCAEKCPSDALGKQTEPTWEAGPGNRPGYRGWRVDWLKCIEVGAPSRCGVCHTLCPFNHPSEGMIHPIVRSVAGNTSVFNQFFADMDRVFAYGEPKSHEELEAWWTRDLNKWKGDVTHGTGKFNW; encoded by the coding sequence GTGAGTAAATACCACGCAACCCTATCCCGCCGCGACTTCATGAAGGCTGTCGGTCTGGCCGGTGCTGGCGTCGGCATCGCCGGCGCTGTAGCCCCCAGTTTCAAAGACCTCGATGAATTAGCCGCTGCGGGGACCAAGGAGGTTCACCCCTGGTGGGTCAAGGAACGCGAAGCCAACAATCCCACCTCGGAGATCGACTGGAATCTCTTCAAACAGCTCGACAAGAAGACCACCGGCATGCCGACGGCCTCAGCCGAAAACGCGGCTTTCCGAAAGACCCGGGATGAGAAGTTCGATCTGGAAGGTTTGACCCAGAAAATTCCCGGCCGCGACGTCCGCTGTGCCGCCTTGGCCGATATGGTCACCGGCCTGCAAACCGCCGCCCCGTGGGATGGGCCTACCGGAATCACTCCGCCCCAAGAAAGGGGCGCCAGCCGCTGGGAAGGCTCTGCCGAGGATAACCTGACCATGTTGCGGGCTGCTTTCCACCTGGCCGGCGCCCAGATGACCGGCGCCCTGGAACTTAACGACAAGACGCTACAAATCTTCGACAAAGACGCCGTCGTCTTCGAGAACATAGACCAGGGCACCCAGGACGCCAAGAAGGTCTACCACATACCAAATAAAGCCAAATACCTCGTTGCATACTCAGTACAGCAGAACTACGTTCAGAGCCTGTATCAGCTCCGCGAGGACGAGGCTTATCCCGGCAAGTTAGCCATGCCTATGCCACTAGGCCGCCCGGCTATCCACCGCGCCTATGGCGACGGCCGCTACACCGAATGGCAGGCGATGCGCTTCATTAAGAACCTGGGCTACGGTGCCTACAAGGCTGGCGTAACCACCAACGTAGCGCTAGGTATCTTCTCCGGTCTGGGCGAACAGGGCCGAGCCACCTACATGATGACGCCCCGCGCCGGCCTTATGACCCGCATCACGAACTACATCATCACCGACCTCCCGGTGGCCGCCACCAACCCGATAGATTTCGGCGGCACCAAGTTCTGCGAGACCTGCATGCGCTGCGCCGAGAAGTGCCCCTCGGATGCCCTAGGCAAGCAAACCGAACCGACCTGGGAAGCCGGACCCGGCAACCGCCCCGGTTACCGCGGCTGGCGCGTCGACTGGCTCAAGTGCATCGAGGTTGGTGCCCCGTCCCGTTGCGGCGTTTGCCATACCCTTTGCCCGTTCAACCACCCGTCCGAAGGCATGATCCACCCGATAGTCCGCTCGGTGGCGGGCAATACCTCTGTCTTCAACCAGTTCTTCGCAGATATGGACCGGGTCTTCGCCTATGGCGAGCCCAAGAGCCATGAAGAACTCGAGGCCTGGTGGACTCGAGACCTCAACAAATGGAAGGGTGACGTCACCCACGGCACCGGCAAGTTCAACTGGTAA
- a CDS encoding radical SAM protein, with protein MTTVSNKPSISVTAKKPENSLCVYHVVYEPTFKSIIFHHWTECNLKCRGCYCRREKIDFSLLPDWQVRLSTNPPESPPEVLLSLSETLKLTKGLAIDRAIFIGVEPTLDPGLPRLAHELKSRYGSYNILFTNAVSLPDITDIDEIIVSLKAVTPEVYRQYTEGDNRKTLQNFRRIYESGKKLQAEITFIPGVIDAPEIEEAAKFIGSIDRNIPLRITGFIKLSNMEFRAPTGEEVEAAARLAMKHLETVNYLSGDMPRVGEPPVRLF; from the coding sequence ATGACGACTGTCTCAAATAAGCCATCGATCTCCGTAACAGCCAAAAAACCGGAAAATTCACTCTGTGTTTACCACGTGGTGTACGAACCGACCTTTAAGTCGATTATCTTCCACCATTGGACTGAATGTAATCTGAAGTGCCGCGGCTGCTACTGCCGGCGGGAGAAGATAGACTTTTCACTGCTGCCGGACTGGCAGGTACGCCTTTCCACCAACCCTCCTGAATCTCCCCCGGAGGTGTTGCTCTCTCTCAGCGAAACTCTAAAGTTGACAAAAGGGCTGGCGATTGATCGAGCTATTTTCATTGGGGTAGAGCCGACGCTCGATCCTGGGTTGCCGCGGTTGGCGCATGAACTCAAGTCGCGGTACGGCAGCTACAACATATTGTTCACCAACGCTGTTAGCCTGCCGGACATCACCGACATTGACGAGATTATCGTCAGCCTCAAAGCCGTGACGCCGGAGGTCTACCGTCAATACACTGAAGGCGACAACCGCAAGACGCTTCAGAACTTCCGGCGTATTTATGAATCGGGCAAGAAACTGCAGGCTGAGATTACTTTCATCCCAGGGGTTATCGACGCCCCTGAGATCGAAGAGGCAGCGAAGTTCATCGGCTCGATCGATCGGAACATCCCGTTGAGGATTACCGGGTTTATCAAGCTCTCCAACATGGAATTCCGGGCACCGACCGGAGAAGAGGTCGAAGCCGCGGCGCGGTTGGCGATGAAGCATCTTGAGACGGTGAACTACCTTTCGGGCGACATGCCCCGGGTAGGCGAACCGCCGGTCAGACTATTTTAG
- a CDS encoding radical SAM protein, protein MRVLLVNPGSEVNPRFNTYAVFPNGLLFLAAVLERAGHEVKVYDNVVDRQKPTDFKDFNPQLIGYSVLTGPDITQAILQSKEFKTLYPEARIVWGNVHPSCTPEQTMAEEYIDYVIVGAGETALLQLIDYIEKGAPRPVEIAGLVYRENGQFKMNERASELKNLDELPDPAWHLIDVPKYWQVSLNTSRGCPFRCTFCYNSAFHSGYRGDFSAERIIAQVEHLQQKYGVKFIRFFEDNFTFNRNRLHRFCELVIEKKIKLKWDCEARADLSEKDVDLMARAGCVSVGIGVETGSKRLLEFLKKDIDLGVMQKSFWNIVRHRIMPRIYIMEAVPTETLADYQATRDLLHKMGDTPYFYMRFVPYPGTPIYYYCIEKGLIKPPEKLADWPHFSFNLATRGNLSEVPTEVVTEAFAEYARTYGPRRVRFMWRYNKRFFLSMIKNPPQFFGAVKELIKNTLPVMFNKNTSEAPEIKVEDIRTKKLAETQSEAKK, encoded by the coding sequence ATGCGAGTATTGCTGGTTAATCCGGGCTCCGAGGTCAACCCCCGATTCAATACCTACGCCGTTTTCCCGAACGGGCTTTTATTTTTAGCGGCGGTGCTGGAGCGTGCCGGGCATGAGGTCAAGGTCTACGACAACGTTGTCGACCGCCAAAAGCCGACTGATTTCAAAGACTTCAACCCCCAGCTTATCGGCTACTCAGTGCTGACCGGTCCGGACATCACCCAAGCTATCCTCCAGTCGAAGGAGTTCAAGACTCTCTATCCCGAGGCCAGGATCGTCTGGGGCAATGTCCATCCCTCCTGTACCCCGGAGCAGACGATGGCTGAAGAGTATATCGACTACGTCATCGTCGGCGCCGGCGAGACAGCACTGCTGCAACTAATCGATTATATCGAAAAAGGTGCGCCGCGGCCGGTGGAAATCGCCGGGCTGGTCTATCGCGAAAACGGCCAGTTCAAAATGAATGAGCGGGCATCTGAACTCAAGAACCTGGATGAATTGCCCGACCCGGCCTGGCACCTTATCGACGTGCCCAAATACTGGCAGGTGTCCCTGAACACCTCCCGCGGCTGCCCGTTCCGCTGTACCTTCTGCTACAATTCCGCCTTCCATTCCGGCTACCGCGGCGATTTCTCCGCTGAACGCATTATAGCCCAGGTGGAGCACCTGCAGCAGAAGTACGGAGTTAAGTTCATCCGTTTCTTCGAAGATAATTTCACCTTCAACCGCAATAGACTGCACCGCTTCTGCGAGCTGGTGATCGAAAAGAAGATCAAGCTCAAATGGGACTGCGAGGCTCGGGCTGACCTGTCCGAGAAGGACGTGGACCTGATGGCTCGGGCCGGCTGTGTTAGTGTCGGCATCGGGGTGGAGACCGGCTCCAAGAGGCTGCTGGAGTTCCTGAAAAAAGATATCGATCTAGGTGTCATGCAAAAGAGTTTCTGGAACATTGTGCGGCACCGCATTATGCCGCGCATCTACATAATGGAGGCGGTGCCGACGGAAACGCTGGCGGACTACCAGGCGACCCGCGACCTGTTGCATAAAATGGGTGATACACCCTATTTCTATATGCGCTTCGTGCCATACCCAGGGACGCCGATCTATTACTATTGTATCGAAAAAGGGCTGATCAAACCTCCGGAGAAACTGGCCGACTGGCCGCACTTCTCTTTTAACCTGGCGACCCGGGGCAACCTGTCCGAAGTGCCGACAGAAGTGGTGACGGAAGCCTTCGCTGAATATGCCCGGACATACGGGCCGCGGCGGGTGCGCTTCATGTGGCGATACAATAAGCGCTTTTTCCTCTCTATGATCAAGAACCCGCCGCAGTTCTTTGGAGCGGTTAAGGAACTGATCAAGAATACCCTGCCGGTGATGTTCAATAAGAACACCAGCGAAGCGCCGGAGATCAAGGTAGAGGACATCCGGACCAAGAAACTGGCCGAAACCCAGTCCGAGGCAAAAAAATAG